In Vibrio rumoiensis, one genomic interval encodes:
- a CDS encoding IS110-like element IS5075 family transposase: protein MENIALIGIDLGKNSFHIHCQDHRGKAVYRKKFTRPKLIEFLATCPATTIAMEACGGSHFMARKLAELGHFPKLISPQFVRPFVKSNKNDFVDAEAICEAASRPSMRFVQPRTESQQAMRALHRVRESLVQDKVKTTNQMHAFLLEFGISVPRGAAVISRLSTLLEDSSLPLYLSQLLLKLQQHYHYLVEQIKDLESQLKRKLDEDEVGQRLLSIPCVGTLTASTISTEIGDGKQYASSRDFAAATGLVPRQYSTGGRTTLLGISKRGNKKIRTLLVQCARVFIQKLEHQSGKLADWVRDLLCRKSNFVVTCALANKLARIAWALTARQQTYVA, encoded by the coding sequence ATGGAAAACATTGCGCTTATTGGTATCGATCTGGGTAAGAACTCTTTCCATATTCATTGTCAGGATCATCGTGGGAAGGCCGTTTACCGTAAAAAATTCACCCGACCAAAGCTAATCGAATTTCTGGCGACATGCCCGGCAACAACCATCGCGATGGAAGCCTGTGGCGGTTCTCACTTTATGGCACGCAAGCTGGCAGAGTTAGGGCATTTTCCAAAGCTGATATCACCGCAATTTGTCCGCCCATTCGTTAAAAGCAACAAAAATGACTTCGTTGATGCTGAAGCTATCTGTGAAGCAGCATCACGTCCATCTATGCGTTTCGTGCAGCCCAGAACCGAATCTCAGCAGGCAATGCGAGCTCTGCATCGTGTCCGTGAATCCCTGGTTCAGGATAAGGTGAAAACAACTAATCAGATGCATGCTTTTCTGCTGGAATTTGGTATCAGCGTTCCGCGAGGTGCTGCCGTTATTAGTCGACTGAGTACCCTTCTTGAGGACAGTAGTTTGCCTCTTTATCTCAGCCAGTTACTGCTGAAATTACAACAGCATTATCACTATCTTGTTGAGCAGATTAAAGATCTGGAATCTCAGTTGAAACGAAAGTTGGACGAAGATGAGGTTGGACAGCGCTTGCTGAGTATTCCCTGCGTTGGAACGCTGACTGCCAGTACTATTTCAACTGAGATTGGCGACGGGAAGCAGTACGCCAGCAGCCGTGACTTTGCGGCGGCAACAGGGCTGGTACCCCGACAGTACAGCACGGGAGGTCGGACGACATTGCTGGGAATTAGTAAGCGAGGTAATAAAAAGATCCGAACTTTGTTGGTTCAATGTGCCAGGGTATTCATACAAAAACTGGAACACCAGTCTGGCAAATTGGCCGATTGGGTCAGGGATTTACTGTGCCGGAAAAGCAACTTTGTCGTCACTTGTGCTCTGGCAAACAAGCTGGCCAGAATAGCCTGGGCCCTAACGGCACGACAGCAAACTTATGTAGCATAA
- a CDS encoding chlorite dismutase family protein, with protein MDTRLFAFVGGDSGLWRIVGTETIVGKSLPEAKRLNVISASELQPETNAPWVLRGITSNERYVMREEKNEIVVKQQGLARPEATCAALIPIRKNAAWWEFTQDERRSVFEKSKHIQIGLNYLPAVARKLHHCRDLSENEPFDFLNWFEFAPTHEAEFNALLSELRATEEWKYVDREVDIRLVREAA; from the coding sequence ATGGATACACGATTATTTGCATTCGTCGGCGGAGACAGCGGTCTTTGGCGGATCGTTGGAACCGAAACCATAGTTGGCAAGTCACTGCCTGAAGCCAAAAGGCTCAACGTAATATCTGCCTCAGAGTTGCAGCCCGAAACCAATGCACCCTGGGTACTTCGCGGAATAACAAGCAATGAACGGTATGTCATGCGCGAAGAGAAGAACGAAATTGTGGTGAAGCAGCAAGGGCTAGCGCGCCCAGAAGCAACTTGCGCTGCGTTGATACCGATCCGAAAAAACGCAGCTTGGTGGGAATTCACGCAAGACGAGCGCCGGAGCGTTTTCGAAAAGTCAAAGCACATCCAAATCGGGCTCAACTACTTGCCTGCAGTAGCGCGCAAGCTCCACCACTGCCGCGACCTCTCTGAAAATGAACCGTTCGATTTTCTCAATTGGTTCGAGTTCGCGCCAACCCATGAGGCTGAGTTCAACGCATTGCTTTCCGAACTGCGTGCAACAGAGGAATGGAAGTACGTTGACAGAGAAGTCGATATCCGTCTCGTGCGAGAGGCGGCGTAG
- a CDS encoding putative periplasmic lipoprotein, whose translation MKKLIPAIIAAALLSGCATQNDAVALSNRISDQQKQINALSVRLQSAEHRLSQQESAFRSEQTQNSSYCYLNGVKYSQGSVFAGRICDGSSGSVAWRLYSHR comes from the coding sequence ATGAAGAAACTAATCCCAGCTATCATTGCCGCCGCCCTGCTCTCCGGGTGCGCCACTCAGAACGACGCGGTAGCACTCTCAAATCGAATCAGCGATCAGCAGAAGCAAATCAACGCGCTTTCCGTTCGCCTCCAGTCTGCCGAGCATCGCTTGAGTCAGCAGGAGTCAGCTTTTCGCTCAGAACAAACGCAGAACAGCAGCTACTGCTACCTGAACGGCGTCAAATACTCTCAGGGATCGGTGTTCGCTGGCCGTATCTGTGATGGCAGTTCCGGCAGTGTAGCCTGGCGTCTTTACTCCCACCGCTAA
- a CDS encoding cupin domain-containing protein: protein MTVESRIFSVAEYVQPSEGEPIRSVVLETRDSIIVVWHVHPGQEIAAHIHPHGQDTWTVLSGMADYFQGNGIVRALREGEIAVARPGQVHGARNTGTEPFVLVSVVASANAGFVLAER from the coding sequence ATGACTGTTGAATCGAGAATATTTTCTGTAGCCGAGTATGTTCAGCCGTCCGAAGGCGAGCCTATTCGTTCCGTTGTGCTTGAAACCCGAGACTCAATTATCGTGGTTTGGCATGTCCATCCCGGGCAGGAAATTGCGGCTCACATTCATCCTCACGGCCAAGACACGTGGACTGTTTTGTCGGGAATGGCTGATTACTTTCAGGGCAATGGGATTGTTCGTGCCCTCAGGGAAGGTGAGATAGCCGTGGCAAGACCGGGCCAAGTGCACGGGGCGCGAAATACAGGTACCGAGCCATTTGTGTTAGTCTCGGTTGTGGCATCAGCCAATGCCGGTTTCGTATTGGCTGAGCGATAG
- a CDS encoding HepT-like ribonuclease domain-containing protein has protein sequence MSENRLPDYLDHIQQAATDARSFVEGMAKDDFLADKRTQQAVIMSLIVIGEAATKVMDGYVEFTQAHADVPWRSMRNMRNRMAHGYFDINLDVVWETVQEWLPALLQQLPAVRQDADDEDRNDNCERGISDDC, from the coding sequence ATGAGCGAGAACCGCCTGCCCGATTACCTCGACCACATTCAGCAGGCCGCAACCGATGCGCGCAGCTTCGTGGAAGGGATGGCCAAGGACGACTTCTTGGCCGACAAGCGCACCCAGCAGGCCGTCATCATGAGCCTGATCGTCATCGGCGAGGCGGCCACAAAGGTGATGGATGGCTACGTCGAGTTCACCCAGGCGCATGCCGACGTGCCGTGGCGCAGCATGCGCAATATGCGTAATCGCATGGCTCACGGCTATTTCGACATCAACCTCGATGTGGTGTGGGAGACGGTACAGGAATGGCTGCCGGCGTTGCTCCAGCAATTGCCCGCCGTGCGTCAGGATGCCGACGATGAAGACCGTAACGACAACTGTGAAAGAGGGATCTCCGATGACTGTTGA
- a CDS encoding recombinase family protein produces MLIGYARVSTQDQNLELQREALSKAGCKKVFEDKVSGTRADRPGLAKTLEMLREGDTLVVWKLDRLGRSVKQLVDLVGDLHKHGVQFRSLTDSIDTGTPSGRFFFHVMASLAEMERELTVERTRAGLEVAKQLGRKGGRKPKMTDSKIESAKKLLASGVPPKDVAKNLGVSIPTLYRWVPASTHA; encoded by the coding sequence ATGTTGATTGGCTATGCGCGCGTCTCGACGCAGGATCAGAACCTGGAGCTGCAACGCGAAGCCTTGAGCAAGGCCGGATGTAAAAAGGTCTTCGAGGACAAGGTGAGTGGCACGCGGGCAGACCGGCCTGGCTTGGCCAAGACGCTCGAAATGCTGCGCGAAGGCGATACTTTGGTCGTCTGGAAGCTCGACCGGCTGGGCCGGTCGGTCAAGCAACTGGTCGATCTGGTCGGCGATCTGCACAAGCACGGTGTCCAGTTCAGGAGCCTCACCGACTCCATCGACACCGGCACACCATCCGGGCGGTTCTTCTTCCACGTCATGGCGAGCCTTGCCGAAATGGAGCGCGAGCTGACCGTCGAGCGCACCCGCGCCGGGCTGGAAGTCGCCAAGCAGCTCGGCCGCAAAGGCGGCCGCAAGCCGAAGATGACCGACAGCAAGATCGAGTCGGCCAAGAAGCTGCTGGCCAGCGGGGTGCCGCCCAAGGACGTGGCCAAGAACCTCGGCGTGTCCATTCCGACGCTGTACCGCTGGGTGCCAGCCTCCACGCACGCTTAG
- a CDS encoding nucleotidyltransferase family protein, which translates to MRPSVVLDMKRSAVREAVGRFRAANPRVFGSVLHGTDRDGSDLDLLVDALPGATLLDLGDLEEELKSLLGVDVDLLTPGDLPPKFRAKVLAEAQPI; encoded by the coding sequence ATGCGACCGTCTGTTGTGCTTGACATGAAGCGAAGCGCAGTGCGTGAAGCGGTAGGCCGCTTTCGCGCCGCGAACCCGCGCGTCTTCGGCTCGGTGCTGCATGGCACCGACCGGGATGGCAGCGACCTCGACCTGTTGGTCGATGCGCTGCCCGGTGCCACGTTGTTGGACTTGGGCGATTTGGAAGAAGAACTGAAATCGCTGCTCGGCGTTGACGTCGATCTGCTGACTCCCGGCGACCTGCCGCCGAAGTTCCGGGCCAAGGTGCTCGCGGAGGCGCAACCGATATGA